ACAGCAACTCATGATCCGCAAGCGCCTTCCGTCCGTGTCATGCCACGGCGGAAAAAACGCTCAAAAACACCTCCCCGGAATCCCCGTCAAAAAGAGAATTCCCGGATCATCGCACTGCGGGAACAGCGGAGAAACCATGCCTCTGCCGCCCCCTCCGGCGGCCCTAGCGGGTTTCCCCGTAATTGATGCCCCGTGCATCCAGAATCTCCACATACCTCTTCAGGCGCCTCAGGAAATCCGGGTAATTCTTGTCTTCCTTCCGGCTCCATCCCGTCTCCGCATAAGCGGCTATGCGCGGGAACACACGCCGTTCCAGCTTGTCCGCATCCGGAATCCATTCCGTCCACACCTGGCATCCCAGCCCCAGGACCTGGTCATGATACCTGGGCTTTAATCCGGGGAAAACGGGCTCAAAGGAATAGGACTTGGACAGAGGCAGCTTCTGCTCGTCCTTGTTGATGTAGGTCATGTGGGAGGTGGAATTGACCACCTGGTGGCCGTCCTCGATCGCCTTGGTGGCGATCTTGTCGGACCCGTACCAGAAATGGATGATCGCCTTTCCATCCAGACGTCCCAGGGCAGCTCCCTGGCCCCCGTCATGGTGAACGTCGGTACCCAGGATTTCATTCCAGCCGATCGTCCTCACCCCTTTTTTGGCGAGCATCCCGGAAATGCGGTTCGTAAACATAATCTGGAGGTCCGGGAACGTCTTGATGCCCTTCTTCTTCATGAACGCCTCAATATGGGGAACACCCTCCCAGTACTTTTTGTAGCGCACTTCGTCGCCGCCAATGTGGATGATTCCCCCCGGAAAGAGGGAGGCCAGCTCCGTCATCACGTCCCCGATGAACTGGTAGGTGCGCTCGCTGGTGGGGTCAAAGGCCGCTCCGTCGTTGAAGCTGACGGGAATCTCCGGCAGGGGGCGAGCGGAAAGCTTCAGTTCCGGGTAGGAGACGATGGCCGCGGCGGAATGGCCGGGCACGTCTATCTCCGGCACAATGGTGATATTGCGCTCCGCCGCATAGCGCACAATGCGCCTGATCTGCTCCTGCGTATAAAATCCTTCATGGGGCTTGCCGGCATACTTGCCGCTCCCCCAGGTCTCCACTTCCGTATCCTTCCTTTTGCTGCCCACGGACGTCAATTTGGGGTACTTTTTAATCTGGATGCGCCATCCCGCATCATCGGACAAATGCCAGTGCAGAACGTTCATCTTCAGCAGCCCCATCTGGTCGATCAGCTTCCTGACCTCTTCCTCTCCGAAAAAATGCCGCGCCTCATCCAGCATGAAGGCCCGCCATGAAAACCGGGGGTAATCCAGCATGGAAAACGGCTTCTCCGCCACTTTCCAGGCCACGGCGGACTTGTCCGCGCTGCTCTGGAAAAAGGCTGGCGGGAGCATCTGCGCCAGGCTCTGCCCGGCATAATAGACGCCTCTGGGGGAAGCGGCGCGGATGGAAATCAGTCCGGGCTTTACTTCCAGCCTGTAGGCCTCCGGCCCGTACTGCTTCAGGGAGGCATCCTTCTCAATGCGGATGGCATTAGTTCCACCCGGCCCATCCAAAGCAAGCCCGGTTCCCTGTGCTAAAAACTGCTGGAGAAAACGGGCCTGCTTCTGGAATCCGGGGTCCTTCTCCCGGCAGACGACGCGGCTTCCGGCATCCAGAACGATGCCTCCCTCCGGCCCCGTTTCTCCATACTTCACGGAAACGGGCCGGGGAATGATCTGCTCCTGCCCCTGCGCGGCCATGCAGGCCGCGCCGGAAAGCATCAGCACGAAAAAGGGGCGGAAAAAGCGCATCATGGCAGCCATGATACACACTTTCCCCTCCATGTCTTTCTCTTTTCCTGCGTCCAGGCACAAAAACCCTTTCCGGACAGTTCCCATGACACGCCGGCACCGACAAACAGCAACCGTGCCGCCATCCCTCCCTTGCCTTTCCCCTCCGGGCGGCGTACGATGGGCACCATGAAAAAAGATGAAGCCCCCAGCCTGTTCGCCGCCTTTGCGGACCGTCCCCTGGCGGACCGCCTGAGACCGTCCGCACTGGCTGAAATCGTGGGGCAGGACCATCTTCTGGGGGAAGACGGCCCCATACGGCGCATGGCGGACTCCGGCAAACTGACCAGCTTCGTCCTGTGGGGGCCGCCCGGCTGCGGAAAAACCACGCTGGCGCGCATTCTGGCCACGCGCACGTCCATGCACTTCGTGGCGCTCTCCGCCGTCTTCTCCGGCATGGCGGACCTCCGGAAAGCCTTTGACGAGGCGGCCAAACGCCGGGAATACGGGGAAGGCACCCTCCTGTTCGTGGATGAAATACACCGCTTCAACCGCGCCCAGCAGGACGGCTTCCTCCCCTATGTGGAAAACGGCACCGTCACGCTGGTGGGCGCTACCACGGAAAACCCCTCCTTTGAACTCAACAGCGCCCTGCTCTCGCGCTGCAAGGTCTTCGTCATGCACGCTCTGGACGCCGCAGCGCTGGACAGCATCATTGAACGGGCGGAATCCCTCCTCCAGCGGAAGCTGCCGCTCACTCCGGAAGCCCGCGCCACCCTGGTGGACCTGGCGGACGGCGACGGCCGCTACCTTATCAACCTGATGGAAAGCGTCTTTGACCTGTGCAGGCCGGACGACGTCCTGGACACGGAGGCCCTGCTGAAAATCGTCCAGCAGCGCGCCCCGGTGTACGACAAGGACAGGGAAGGCCACTACAACCTGATCAGCGCCCTGCACAAATCCCTGCGCGGTTCGGACACGGACGCGGCCCTGTACTGGGCCGCCCGCATGCTCCAGGGCGGGGAGGACCCTCTCTACCTGCTGCGCCGCCTGACCCGCTTTGCGATGGAAGACATCAGCCTGGCGGACCCCGCTGCGCTCCAGATGGCGATCGCCGCGTGGGACACGTACGAACGGCTGGGCTCTCCGGAAGGGGAGCTGGCCATTGCGGAACTGGTCATCTACCTGGGGTGCGCCCCCAAGTCCAACAGTGCCTACACTGCATGGGGAGCCGCTCAAAAAGCCGCCAGGGAACACGGCTCACTGATGCCGCCCGCGCACATCCTGAACGCCCCCACCAGGCTGATGAAGGAACTGGGATACGGAAAGGACTACGCCTACGACCACGATGCGCCGGACGCCTTTTCCGGACAGAACTACTTTCCGGACAAGATGCCCCGCCGCCAGTTCTACAAGCCGCCGGAACGGGGCTTTGAGCGGGAAATCAACAAGCGGCTGGCGTACTGGGACAAGCTGCGCCGCCAGCGGGCGGAAGAGGATTCCGGCGGCTCCGGAACGCGGAGAAGCCGGAAAAAGCCTCCCGCTCCGGAGGAACGGGAGCCCTCATGAGGCATCCGCCGGCCATACGGCCACTTCCGCAATCCCCTGCCCCGGCGACAGCCGGATGCGGACATACCTAGCTCCGGCGTCCTCCGGACACGCTGCGGTCAGCCCCGTCCCATCCTTGTTCAGAACGGTTTTGACGTCCTTCCAGGTGTTGCCGTCCCTGCTGACCTGCACCACGGGGGGCTGCCCCTTCCAGTTTCCGGCGGCCTTCGCCTCCACCCGGTCCAGGCGGAATTCAAACTCCATGTCCAGCTGCCACCACGGCTCCTTGTCATCCGCGGACGGCTTCCATGCGGAAGCGGCGTCCCCGTCGGACGCCTTCATCGCGTCCTGGACATTGGATGAAGCGGAACAGGGCCTCAATGCCGCCAGATTGGCTTTTTCCCCGGTTCCGGACTGGCCGTACCGCGCCAGCTGGGCGTCCCTTTCCTGTGCGGTGAAACGCTTGTAGGGCCTGTCGCCCGTTTCCGCGCTCCTGCCCGCCGCGTACGCCGGGGCCTTCCGGGAAACGATTTGGAGGTTGTCCCCCTTCAATCCGGGGGAAGATGCCTTGATGACCGTTTTTCCGGCATAATAGGACCGGAACTCAATGGCCGCGCAGCCGTCAATGAGGTCAATGTCCGTTCCGGGCGTGAACGTGATGCTCTTGCCAGTGGGGAACTCCCCGGGGCCGGACTCCACCGTGAGCGTCACCGGAACGGCATTGGCTATCTGCCTCCCGGAAGCGTCCGCCACCTTCACGGTCACGTGCACGTCGTCCGTGCCGTCCGCCGGGCTGATCACCTTCTTGTCCGCGGACAGCTTCACCAGCGCGGGCGTTCCCTTCACAGGCCATTCCGGCGGGGGAATGCGTTTGAACTCATTCCTGTACCAGTACCAGGCGCGCTTGGGGATGCGGAAATAATCCACAATGCCCATGCGGCCGCCGGAAGGCCAGATGCTGCCGTGGTCAAACCCGCACCAAACCGCCTCGCCGATGCGCCAGGGATAGCGGACGCCGGCGTCCTTGTCCTTCTTCATGTCCCCCCAGCCCGGCGCGTACGCTCCCGGCCTCTTGCAGCTCACGGAACCGTATTCCGTCACCATGCTGGGCCTTCCGGGCGTCTTCACGCGTGAGCCGTCCCCGTTGAAAGCGGCCAGGTCCCCCAGTTTGTCAAAATTCCCGCGCTGGCCTCCCCCCGCGCACACGGGGCGCGTCGGGTCCAGCTCCTTCACCAGCGCGATGAGTCTGGAGCACAGTTCCCTGGACTCCTGCGCATGTTGGGTGAAAAACGGCTCGTTGCTGATGCTCCAGATGACGATGGAAGGATGGTTCCGGAATTGCAGCACCATTTCCCTCACCTGGCGCATGCAGCTTTCCTCAAAAGCGGCCCGGTCCTTTTCATCGGAGGGATAGGCGTCGCAATTCCAGTAGCGGTTGTCCTTCTTAAACCCGCCCATGCCCCAGAAAATGCCTTCATTCAGCATGCACATGCCTTCCCGGTCGCAGGCGTCCAGAAAAGCCTGGGAATGGGGATAATGGGAGCCGCGGATGAAATTGAACCCGGCGTTCTTCATCAGCAGCACGTCACGGCGCGCCCCGGCATCCGTCACGGCATCCCCCCACCCGGCATGGTCCTGG
This genomic stretch from Akkermansia biwaensis harbors:
- a CDS encoding beta-N-acetylhexosaminidase, producing MMRFFRPFFVLMLSGAACMAAQGQEQIIPRPVSVKYGETGPEGGIVLDAGSRVVCREKDPGFQKQARFLQQFLAQGTGLALDGPGGTNAIRIEKDASLKQYGPEAYRLEVKPGLISIRAASPRGVYYAGQSLAQMLPPAFFQSSADKSAVAWKVAEKPFSMLDYPRFSWRAFMLDEARHFFGEEEVRKLIDQMGLLKMNVLHWHLSDDAGWRIQIKKYPKLTSVGSKRKDTEVETWGSGKYAGKPHEGFYTQEQIRRIVRYAAERNITIVPEIDVPGHSAAAIVSYPELKLSARPLPEIPVSFNDGAAFDPTSERTYQFIGDVMTELASLFPGGIIHIGGDEVRYKKYWEGVPHIEAFMKKKGIKTFPDLQIMFTNRISGMLAKKGVRTIGWNEILGTDVHHDGGQGAALGRLDGKAIIHFWYGSDKIATKAIEDGHQVVNSTSHMTYINKDEQKLPLSKSYSFEPVFPGLKPRYHDQVLGLGCQVWTEWIPDADKLERRVFPRIAAYAETGWSRKEDKNYPDFLRRLKRYVEILDARGINYGETR
- a CDS encoding replication-associated recombination protein A → MKKDEAPSLFAAFADRPLADRLRPSALAEIVGQDHLLGEDGPIRRMADSGKLTSFVLWGPPGCGKTTLARILATRTSMHFVALSAVFSGMADLRKAFDEAAKRREYGEGTLLFVDEIHRFNRAQQDGFLPYVENGTVTLVGATTENPSFELNSALLSRCKVFVMHALDAAALDSIIERAESLLQRKLPLTPEARATLVDLADGDGRYLINLMESVFDLCRPDDVLDTEALLKIVQQRAPVYDKDREGHYNLISALHKSLRGSDTDAALYWAARMLQGGEDPLYLLRRLTRFAMEDISLADPAALQMAIAAWDTYERLGSPEGELAIAELVIYLGCAPKSNSAYTAWGAAQKAAREHGSLMPPAHILNAPTRLMKELGYGKDYAYDHDAPDAFSGQNYFPDKMPRRQFYKPPERGFEREINKRLAYWDKLRRQRAEEDSGGSGTRRSRKKPPAPEEREPS
- a CDS encoding glycoside hydrolase family 2 protein, encoding MFKIVACMLGAAVLSLSAAGAETGVSTAGEASSPCKRMVWNRGWEFRLEDDPGKSGWQTAHLPHTFSLPYFMSDSFYTGRGSYRKKLVVPEEWLGQKVFLDCGAAFQVAEVTVNGKAAERHEGGYTAFRTDLTPFLKPGENWVEVRVDNRWNPRIAPRAGEHTFSGGLYRNVHLHVCSPVHIPAHGVWVQTPEVTPSRGKVCILTEVKNESVEMKKFSVRHTVREEKGGRVVLRGEKPVKLAAGGADRIQTDLPPLAAPKLWSPAAPNMYRVTTELVDEKGKTLDRTESPLGFRSLELTADKGMLINGKPVYLQGANVHQDHAGWGDAVTDAGARRDVLLMKNAGFNFIRGSHYPHSQAFLDACDREGMCMLNEGIFWGMGGFKKDNRYWNCDAYPSDEKDRAAFEESCMRQVREMVLQFRNHPSIVIWSISNEPFFTQHAQESRELCSRLIALVKELDPTRPVCAGGGQRGNFDKLGDLAAFNGDGSRVKTPGRPSMVTEYGSVSCKRPGAYAPGWGDMKKDKDAGVRYPWRIGEAVWCGFDHGSIWPSGGRMGIVDYFRIPKRAWYWYRNEFKRIPPPEWPVKGTPALVKLSADKKVISPADGTDDVHVTVKVADASGRQIANAVPVTLTVESGPGEFPTGKSITFTPGTDIDLIDGCAAIEFRSYYAGKTVIKASSPGLKGDNLQIVSRKAPAYAAGRSAETGDRPYKRFTAQERDAQLARYGQSGTGEKANLAALRPCSASSNVQDAMKASDGDAASAWKPSADDKEPWWQLDMEFEFRLDRVEAKAAGNWKGQPPVVQVSRDGNTWKDVKTVLNKDGTGLTAACPEDAGARYVRIRLSPGQGIAEVAVWPADAS